The genomic region ggcgcgGGGGCGAGCACAGCACAGGGAAGGCAAACAAacaaagtggcggaatcagaattaaatataaacaatatatcgatatatacgatatgtccaaatccatatcgagttgaaaaaatatctcgatatattttaaatatcgagatatcgcccacccctaatcagaaattatatatatttttagcaaagtaagaactaatataacaactaagaaacaaatgtgtaagctacaaagttgcacaagtcaggattagtgtacaaatgcgtgttaaactcacagctcgtgTAGTGATTAAGCGCAGCATTCTGAACAGAAACGCTCTGTGTCAAGAGCTGCTCGcgtgaacactgcactttgcttaattaaatatcttcgaatcgttttgtttaaaagtggccatttcaagctttctatatgcatatttctcatgtctgtaaggcaagtagcctgctgagtttcggtttatttacgAGAcacgcgctccagttcatgagcaatgaaagcgatcACTTCCACGACTTCATGTCACGATTATGGTCTGccatttgctttttatttattaaatccaggcaattagcctaagaaacctttttttaaattaagatacaatttaaacaaaacgaaagaaatgctttctacaaaacaaaacttaatattaaactaaatataaccaccaaaatcatttctgacccacttgcTACTTTTCACTTATCATAAtaagatgaaatgtaaaaataatattataatatttaaacataaatatgaaggaaaaaacacattttttaatggctacaacaaagtaagctagaGATAAATGtttgagctggatttgagcaaacatcagttatttaacattatataatgttaaatttaacatttaacaattaacattatataaacatAGGATTATCGAGCGGAgacaagtcaactttatttaaatagcgcttttacaatgacgatagTTTCAAAGCAtcttcaaagtgttaaacaagaaattattgcaacaaaatttgattcacaCACAGATCAACAGTagtcgctgtggagaaaacaGCAATGTTATCAACTTATTTAAGTTTATCAATGTTAGTTTTAACATGAGTCTCACCAGTCAGTTTCGCtgcgctttgctcattacaggctcgttctcatcAGAACGCCCACATATTAaaaaatggtcgggtttaaatcgggcttGGGCTCATAATTATTTGTCGGgccgggcttgattttttttgagtCCGATCTAACCTCTTGGTGTCGGTGAGTACCAAAAAATGAACGTATAGGGCTTGTTCTGGAAAAAGTGgtattggtgcatccctactgattATAATTGTGCATATGTTCAGAATGGCAAATTTCTGGATTAATATTTTTCCGGTAATCTACCAGTCTAAAGTCTGgcggatttttttttaatgtttttgaaataaagcCTCTTATGCTCTTcattgctgcatttatttgattaaaatatctatttacaaccctataaattgtccctaggatgtaatgctctgtttttgacttatttggaagagtcatgaatattaatgttcagctctgctctgattggcttatttcaacaGCTAACAGCAGTTCAGTAAAGCGGCTCATgggtcctgacagaacacagaccaactaaatgacacttttaggcaaaacatctcaaatggagattgataaaatgcagcttacttgtttatttggtgttttcagataatttgcgcgcgagaaagagctcgcgttcgtgtggttgccagatttcagtaattaaatccgtATACTCTCcggtttttacctaaacatgtccaatctggtaACCATATGCtcgcgagctctctctcgcgcacggacgatctgaaaacaccaataaacaagttgtTTAGATGTTCTActtaaagtgtgtcattcagcctacattttagacttgtcttttttcgtcaacgatattgcatgtttatataacgttagtcacaatgtaggctaacgttatgcagtgactgtgatgtagcctaatctgaaaaacatcataggaaacaccatacttcagttctcaaaaatataaatatataacttacatttttacaaaaatgaaTCGTTTTAACTTGTAttgtggaaaaggtgacgtttgctagaaggatcgagtgaacgatctaagcaaagtatctacggttgtattttgtaagtaagggataatgtacacccagccggttgttatcgcagaataaaccccgacagagtgatcaggaccccgaagCGAAGCGGAGGgatcttgcatcactctgaaggggtttattctacataacaaccggctgggtttacattatcctgcttattacacggctactagtctcaaataaattagacacaaaatattgtcttgagattaaatattttattagctcctACGCAAAgtttccgcgaagaaaaacagttccaaactgctttaagcctttatcttttgctgctaaatgttgaaaatgaatgctgaaagggttagttcacccaaaaatgaaaccaaacctatgatttactcaccctcaagtcattatataacatattacattatataatgtaacatatattacattatataacaTACCGCTGGTATGCgcgactgaccaatcagaatcaagtatttcacagaggcgtgtaataatacaaaataatattaccctttgtcattagacacactatttagttttgtatggtacttggtgtttcctattgttactgtactagcatcttgcgttatctagacaatgctgtctctctaagaaactctcaatttaatcagaaattgtttaaacggtcaataagtggataaaatcgctacttactgcttgcaggaatataaacatcaaccatgactgttgatcTGTGGGAAGGTTAGAAAAGTCCTCAGGtctctcctgcacagcctggaacatgaagtgtgtccatgcgagcagcttgtttaCCTGATGATTCACTCCGTCATTTCCGCCTGACATTGCacgtttggacagatgcaaatgttgggggcgtgcatataaatgatccccaatgcttgcgttactgttgggtttatgttaagaagtatttttttttcggtggagttttggattcactaaatttacataagaagtaggaggcaatgatgtttgagaatCACAGTATGtaatgtccatgtactgaactcttattatttcgccatggcaaggttaattaaatttttcattctaacTTAACCTCAGTCTCTGAAACTATTTGTAGTTCTTTAGTGTGCCAGAATTGCATAATCTTGTCTGTTATTCTGTGTTTTCATCGTGACCGTCCTTCTGTCTCAGAGATGTTTTATTCGATGGGTCCTGGCTATATGACTAGCAGTGTGTTGTCAACACGCTCTGGGAGTGAATTATCTGACAGCGATATGGAGTCGTCCATTCATAGCCAGAGCAGCCTGGCTCAAGCAAACCCTCCACAGGTCAGTGCTTATATGTGCAAAGGATTTTTCTCAAGTTTAGCAAGTTTTGTATTTCCATTGTTTAGAGACAGTGAATAATTCAAgtgtcaactttttttttagagaATGAAAAACCAAAAAATTGCATGAGTTGAATAGCTTTGTtccaaaaacatttataattaagTCACATTAGATTTGCTCTACATACACATTAGTACACATTAGTATTTTGTTGTATTCAAAATCATATAGACCATATACAGTTCCAGTAGCTCAAAAAGTAGAGCTTGGCGCTAACAACACCagggtcatgggtttgatttccAGGGAATGCATGAACTGATAAACAGTATACTTTTATACAAGCATATGCCAAAAACATAAATGTGTAATATGCAGGATCTAAGAAAGCACACTTTCCCTTAtacattcaaatacattttattttaatataataatgttgGTCAAGTCCATGGACCTGTTATGCATCACCTACCCATGTAGGGTGTGTATGATTGGCTTGCTCTTCATGACACGTCTCTTACAGGGAATGCTCAACTGTCCTCGTCGTTATCCTGTACCAGGATCCTTATCTAGTTTGCCTCAATGTAGCAGACCTCCAAGTATGTatttaaagctgttttaaacAAGCAGACATTTTGTACGTCAATGCATTCCATTAAGTGTTTATCTTGCAATCTGTCAAATGTGTTTTCATTCGTCTTTTTCCCCAAATAGAACGGTCATCTCGAAGTGGCCAAACAGAGCCATTGAAACCAGACTCATTGCTTCGCCTCTCCCTGGGCGGAGTCACCCTGACTCTGTTAGAGCAGGATCCGCCTCCTGGGCCAGATGGGCTGTCCTCATTGGCTGAGGTTTCACAGTTGTTTTTCCGTGAGCTTGCGTTCTTTAAGGACAGTATGTTTGGCGAGAGAGACTTCCAGAACCTGAGAGGAAGCTTTGCTAAAGCATGTGCCCACTCCCACATCAGGTACGACAGAAATCATCTACTATGCTCACTGATTTCATATGTATGTACACACACTCCTTTTCACTTCCTCTGACCTCTGATTTTCAGGGTGACCGGTGCAGCAGTGCAACTAGCATGTGAGATGCGTAGTGCAGGGCGACACATCCGAGCCACGACCTCCGATCTCTCCTTCAGCAGGCTGGAACTGCTGGAGTGCCTCTGGGACTCGGGCAGTCCACAGTACACAGAAGTAATCAGCACATCTTCAGACTCTTACACCCAAATGCTATTATCCATCAGGCTTTTTGGGTTGGATGAAAGGTTCACATTCACATCCTTTGAAGACCCCTCGTAAAATTAGTTTCTTTTTACCAAAATCTGTCATAATATATCTGGCCTGACATTTATCTGTCCTAACTTAATTTTACTATTAAGTTCAGCAACTATCTTCCCAAGCTTGTCATGAAAATTGCTTATAAaccagtttttttcttcttctcaatTCTGCCCCTTGAGGTCCACTTTCCTGCCGAGTTTTGCTCCAACCCTAATTTAATCAAGGTTAACGCTAAACTGCGGGAATGCGAATCTCGAGGGACAGAGTTGAGAAACCCTTGCTTAAGGCTCCCTGTGGTttccaaaataaataatgttgtaTGTTTACCATTTTAGGAGAAATTAAGCCctaaattttgttattttatttgtactGTAAATCAAACTATAATAATCaacataataatattattatatattttcaggatattggctgtttattagtacaaaaactaccttactaactattaataagcagtaaattaggagtttgagACAAAAGTCGTAGTGAATAtgttaatagtgaatatttttttcccatactaaaatgttacaattataataatttaaatcaaatgcattaattaatgttacCTAATGCTGAATACCTTTCATGCTAATATTTGAACTCTTACTTCACGTAAAGGGCTCTAAAGTCCTGTTTTTCATTATATGTCCTCTTCAAAACACATTTGCTACATCATTTTGCAGAATATGTTTTATTtcttagttgtttttttttaccctgtTGCACTCTGGAACTAAAATCTGGATGGTCAAAAGTCAAAGAAAATTGCCAGTTGTTCACCAGAATATTACAGTTGTGTAATGGTTTAATACAGTCACCTCAATAGCTTAGCCAACTGCTCAAGGATAATTTTAAACAGATGTGAATACACTTTGAGTTATGACAAGTCAGACGGCCAAAAGCTTGCAAATCCCAGCAGGAAACATCTTGCAGGCTGATGAAGGTTCTGGAAGAGTTCTTTTGAAATGCACATATTTTTCTTCTCCCCAGCTTTTGCAGTTCCAGTCAGCCGGTCTCTTCACGATGGGCACCACTGCCAGACCCTGTGCCCAGTTCCACCATAGTCTGTCTGAGAAGCACATGCGTAAGGTACTAAGCTTGCAGAATCTTATGGCATTGACTTGTGAAAAGTGTTCTTGTCATTTATATGTTCAATATAGGTCTAAATTAAACTGTTCTTGCTGTTTTCTGTCATGTAGAGTGGAAGCAGGCGGCGTGTGGTACGCAGAGACAGCTCACTCCAGGTTGAGCTTGGAGAGCTAAGCTCTGAGTTGGACCTTGACATTCTGGGCCGACTGGAGGACATCCTGCAGGCCCTTAGCCACTGTCCATCACCACCCCAAAGAAACACTGTGCATGCTGCAGAGGTCTCTAGATTAAAAAACAGAATCCCATTATTCACCAAAAACGTGTCTTGgtttatttttaaactattGACAATGAAATTTGTTCTAATGTATAGTTAAttcctctctctttttctctgcaGTCTCATTTGTTGGAGCTCCACTCTTCTCTCCTGCTTCATTCTCCTTATGCCGTGCTGAAGGTCCGTTTCCCCATCCCTGACCTTCGACCCCCAGGGCTGAGGCGGCCCCTAAGCCAGCGGGCAGTGCGCAACGAGATCTTGAGTCTGCAGATCTCTAATCTGGAGCTGAAGTCTCAGCAGGGGCCAGACATTGAGCAGGACGGCCCTTGCAACCCAGGGGCCAAACTTACCAAACTACTAGAGGCCTGTTTTACTGATCTGCACGGTAACGCATCTAAAGATCAAAAGAAGCATTTATTATTTTCAGTTAACATTCACGTTACcgctaatacttttattcagcatgaacacattaaattgatcaaaagtaacagtaaagacattttataatgttaaaacattgataataattagaaatgtttcttgagaagcaaatcatcatattagaatgatttctgaatgatcatgtgactgaagactggagtaatgatgctgaaaatttgcCAGCACAGACTAGTTACAATTAtcatataataatacaattattattatggattaaactaaaacatattttaaattgtaatataaaatgtagattttaataatatttctcaatattgctgtatttttgatcaaataaatgcagccttgtagAAGCATGAAACTTCTTTCAGAAACAACCCCTAACAAATATAGTATATTCAGTATATAGGGTCTGTCTCTTGCCTTAGCCCAGCCTTATATGCTGGTCtaaatgtgttgtttttgtCTTAACAAGATGAAATTCAATTCTCATTTACATGTTTTATAAATGTTGCTGGTCAGTGCACGTTTTTCTAAAAGGATTTTTCTAGattttgtttctgttttgctCCGTTTAGATTCTTTCTACCGTCTAGTGTTGAGAATACAATGATaaatttttttctaaattaatctggtgtgttgtgtgtgtgtgtgtgtgtgtgtgtgtgtgttttaggagTGTTTGAGGGCTGGGAGGGAGAGGCATTTCCCTGTATCCGTGTGCAGAAGAGCCCAGATCCGCAGAACCCTGATGGCATTCCCAGGTATGTTAGCAACTGTATGTCTCTGAGATTATGATTTgggtaaaataaaatacaatacagTACAATGTTATACAAATCTTTTGatggattaaaacaacaaatGTTAGGGAAATCAATCTTGGCTCTCGTCTCTTTTCCACCTGTAGGATTCAGgtgcgagtgagtgagggagCAGGCTCTGAtagtgtgggtgtgtgtgaagGGGTGAACAGAGATCTGGGACTGGGCTCCATGTCTCTGGAGAACCCATGTGAACTACGAGAGAAGAACAGTTCTCCCTTCTCATCCAACCGCACCATGTTTGAGACGGAAGAGGTATGTCcagtctgcctgtctgtctttctttcattctcataCTTGACTCATTCTCTGGTTCTTTCTCAGATGGTGATCCCAGCTGACCCAGAGGAGATGGAAGAATTTCAGTCTCAGTGTATATGTCAGTGTCAGTATGTGGTCGATATCACGTTTCCTGTAGCTTACATTCTTCTGCCCAGTAAAGAGGCTTTTCTAAGCATCTATAACAGGTAttactcaacacacacattcaagaGAACTTTTAAAGCTTAATctcttaaacatttatttaaaatagcctTTTTTAGTATGAACATTTCAGGTTTATAGGCATGTTGTATCGGGTACAAAATATTaactattaatatatattttttttttttcaggattaatAATGACCTGCTGATGTGGGAgccccctccacctcctccgTCCCCTCCTCCTGCTCCTCCTTCATCTTTTCAAAGTTCTCGTAGTCCCTCCCATCAGCAAAAACTTGAAGATGATGAATTTTACCTCTGTAAATCTGCCTTCAGGCTGGGTCAGTCAtgatcatatttcatatttcaaaTTATGAAAATTTTTGCTCAgggttatttttgtattatttatatactatttacTATTCAGAATTTTAGTTTTtgtattttctgttttaattttaatttatgttttagtaattttgttgtacttttgtcatttttattagtttttaatgtttctatatatagcgtctattatttcagttttagttttatttactttcagctcatttcaatttattgtcaatgcaaaaaaaaaaattataattcaatatttagattttatttgtataacacAGTTTTAGACTGTGCTGTGTTGAAAATCCTTTACCTAATTTGGTTTTCCtggtcaaaaatgaccggcATTTGGCTATATTATTATCacatattgtattatttttggaGCTGACTGGTTGATCTGAGCTTATGCATCTCAGTGTTAACTCAAGCTTATTTacctcaacaacaaaaaaactgagGTGCATGCACTCAAACTATAAAGGTAACAAggtggggacatttttggggggaaatttttATACCCTGTGTGAGCAAAGTAAGTTGTAATCCAATGTGATGATAGTAACTAGCAattttcagaaaaaaattgtCAAAATGACTGAAATACAACACGAGGGTTAAAAATTGATTGCTAGTCTTTTCATTATCATGCCAGAATCTGACTCTGAGGAAGAGGAGCCTCACTTCTACTCAGCCAAGCAATCAAAAAGGAGGAAACAATTAGAGCCTCAGTCCAGCCATGCCCTCAGTCTGCTCTGTTTAACGGTGCTCATTGGCAAAGGTCGCCTTCAAGCCATTACAGATAGCAAGGTAAATTAACTGGAAAATTGCTTGATTTCAGAAGTGATATCAATGACAGTAAAATGTAACATTACCAATTAAATTCACATTTCACAAATTTTGATACCATTCTCTTTAAGAATGAAGCTGGACGTAAAGTGGACCTCTGTCATGGAGAACTCATTTTGGACTTGGAAGGGGGCAAGATTTTTAGTGTGACGCAACACCAGAACAATCCCAATCTCAACTTCCTGACCatagagagcaaaagagtggagCTGTATCATAAAGGTGAGCTGTTTAGATCACATCTAACCTCTTCCTGTAGTTTTTGCATGGTGAAAAAGTGACTATCCTGTTCCTAATTGACAAATGATTCGTGCATCTTTGGCTCTATATAGCGGAAGTACCGGACTCCCCTATTCCTGTGAAACTGGAAATGCCCAGGTTTACTTGCCCAGGTCACTTGGACCCTACCATTTACCCCACAGAGGTGGGAGTGAGCAGCGTCAGTGGCCGAGAAACTGGCGTTCAAATGTTGTCGACTGCCATTCAAATCACTTTAGATCTTGAGAGGAATGTGAAGGTTAGTGCAATATTTTCGTTATCTGCATGCATACAGCATACTTGCAAAATGTACTGTAACTCTGTTGCTTAATGTGACTATAAGGCGTTAAGATATTATATGATCGTTGTTTTGCCTCTTACTCAATAATAGGATGATTGTTGTTTGTTTCTTATAAGTATTCATCTAATTTTCTCTGTAGGAGTTTCTGGTCGCGCTGAGACTCCATGGTGCTACTTTACGACATCACATGGCATTGACCAATCATAGCTGGCATGAGCAGGTATCTGTTGGCAACTAGATACGATACATACTTTAAATAGGCATATAGATCTCTCAAGAATGTCTGGCTGATTTGTATCATTCTCTATCCAGATTGTTGATTTCCTTGATGTCATCGACGATGACATTTTAGGCTACACCGCACCTGCTGTCATCACAGTTCTTCACACACACCTGGCCACCTGTGCAGTGGACTACAGGTATTGTATTAACACTGAATGTTTGGTGAAGTCTGACAAATACTTTTTGTTCTTTCTGTAAACATTCTTTGTCTTCACCCTCCAGGCCTCTTTATCTTCCTCTGCGAGTTTTGTTTACAGCCGAGTCCTTTTCTTTGTCCAGTAACATCATTGTGGACACCGCGACCTTTCACCTCAGGTACTGGTGACTGTAGTGTGATCCGAAACGGTTGTACAGAGATTAATTGGTTGGATCTAACCACTCTGAAATTTACTTTTAGGTTTATCTTAGATGACTCTGCATTGTACCTGTCTGATAAATGTGAAAGCGAGACAGTGGATTTGAGGCGAGGTACAGAACAAGCATAGCTTTTAAAATCTGAATGTCCATTAATGCCTGAATGTGGGCTACCTCTAATCATATTGTGTTTGTCTGTCCcagactatgtgtgtgtgttagacatTGATTTGCTGGAACTGGCCATAACGACTTGGAAAGGAACTGACTCAAGTAAACTGGTTAGTTTCATGCTAACCATTAATGGCTATGTTGAAGACTTAAAACCATTTGACTTATATTATTGACTTATGGtgcattttttgtaaaataatataaataacttaATAAAAGTCTTATTAACTTAGTATTTGTCTTTATGATTATTTCCAGACTCAGCCGCTGTTTGAGCTTCGTTGTTCTAATAATGTAGTTCACGTACACACCTGTGCGGACTCGTGCGCTGCTCTAGTTAACATGCTGCAGTACCTGGTTTCCCAAGGGGATCTACACCCTCCCCCTCGCCACACATCCCCCACGGAGATCGCCGGACAGAAACTTCTGGTGAGATTTGTCTTTTAAAGCTGTACTAATGCTTCTTTCCACCCATTTGTATTTAACCCTAAAATATCTGTGTTTTAGCTGTCAGAAAGTCCCGCATCCCTTCCGTCCTGTCCACCAGCAGAGACAGCAGAGATTAACCAATGCGACCTCACAGATGCCTTGATTGATACAGAGAGAATCTTACAGGAAGAGACACAAGATTCTGGTGAGACTTTGGCAGTTGCTTATACAGATCCAAGGCATATAACAGAGAATGTAGAAATCaggttattgttttgttttatgtataTCTTTAATAGATTTGAAAATagtttattttagattatatTTTGACTAGTTTGTGGTTGATAAgatgttttgtaaaaaaaagtctctaatGCTTATGACAAAAAAACTGTGAAAACTGCAATATTATTactatgtaaaataactgttttctattgtaacatattttaaaattttaatttaccTTACTCTTCAGTATCACCTTCAGAAATCTGTTTTGGCGCTCAAGAaacttttcttattattattaatgttgaaaacagttgtgctgcttcatattttaattagggccgggactcgattaaaaaaattaatctaattaattagaggctttgtaattaattaatcgaaattaatcgcattttaatcgcatataaatatttgacctgagaacaatgagaagtaatttttcacatgtatttttagtataccattgaataataaCTGaaaacataagcttaatcaacaaaatattgtttatttatttcagtccagcagaccagtgcaatgtttgccattaagttaagtaaaagcatatttgtgatatttgaggctcgatgtgctgcggtgatacgcaaattccttgttgtatagcttgcacactaccatgctcttgacgacgcttccattctttcgttttttaaaacaaaatttcccatccacggggccaagcaaagcagtctcatcagcttcttcgttcatgttcacgcatgccctgcgtctcaatcagctccctagttccctagtcggggcactgatcaagacataagtcaatgggctgactccctgatcagtgccctgactactgaactagggagcggattgagacgcacccatggtttgttgttgtagttgtcgcgctagttggtgttccagtataatcggtccgtcgaaactgattcattgaaaaacgttccgcagggcaaaaataaatgcggttaatttttttatttttttgcgtaattaattaacgcgttaaagttacgtaattaattaatcttaattaacgcgttaaagtcccggccctaattttAATGGAAacctttaatttaaaatgtctttactatgACTTTTGATCAACTTAATtaatccttgctaaataaatgtatttatttctcaaccttTAAAATGGTATTGATTATTccattctgtgtatttgaccagCAGGTTCGCCTTCCATCCGGCGAGCCTCACCTGTCTCAGTCTATCTGTTCCCGGGAGAAGCCCCCAAGCTCCGCCCTTCTGTTCTAGAAGGGGAGGAGTCTGATATTGATGGACTGGTCACCACAGCTATGGAAGCTCAAGCAGATATGATGTCAGAGGAAGGCTCAGAGTGTTCCACCGACAATGATGATTTCTGCATCCTTGAGGCTCCTGG from Pseudorasbora parva isolate DD20220531a chromosome 11, ASM2467924v1, whole genome shotgun sequence harbors:
- the atg2a gene encoding autophagy-related protein 2 homolog A isoform X3; the encoded protein is MSRWLFPWSGSIKKRACRYLLQHYLGHFLEERLSLDQLSLDLYNGSGVISEINLDVWAVNELLESLGAPLEIVEGFVNSIAVTIPWAALVTEHCTLEITGLQITCRPKYRTNGNWDSQGWSSCMTSSMQLAQECLKDPPEASEEPPAPLEGLEMFAQTIETVLRRIKVTFLDTIVRVEHHSPDAEAGVALEMRIKRVDYCDEAVRDSSQTVPVDIHQPPAFLHKILQLNSVQLLYETLGGSQGLIHSDVMASSRETDKTDEDDGDDDASDAPQSLHPTQKPPEPLLIGQCSGFIETTVKIKQNEMLPGPKFELDGKVGCLHLLLSPSQITQLTDLLSSLCIETSGSGGVGVSGGGVSRPLGSDDLRLIEEDLSKQLNSEMYDRDLEEDTEPYIISMENGEMFYSMGPGYMTSSVLSTRSGSELSDSDMESSIHSQSSLAQANPPQGMLNCPRRYPVPGSLSSLPQCSRPPKRSSRSGQTEPLKPDSLLRLSLGGVTLTLLEQDPPPGPDGLSSLAEVSQLFFRELAFFKDSMFGERDFQNLRGSFAKACAHSHIRVTGAAVQLACEMRSAGRHIRATTSDLSFSRLELLECLWDSGSPQYTELLQFQSAGLFTMGTTARPCAQFHHSLSEKHMRKSGSRRRVVRRDSSLQVELGELSSELDLDILGRLEDILQALSHCPSPPQRNTVHAAESHLLELHSSLLLHSPYAVLKVRFPIPDLRPPGLRRPLSQRAVRNEILSLQISNLELKSQQGPDIEQDGPCNPGAKLTKLLEACFTDLHGVFEGWEGEAFPCIRVQKSPDPQNPDGIPRIQVRVSEGAGSDSVGVCEGVNRDLGLGSMSLENPCELREKNSSPFSSNRTMFETEEMVIPADPEEMEEFQSQCICQCQYVVDITFPVAYILLPSKEAFLSIYNRINNDLLMWEPPPPPPSPPPAPPSSFQSSRSPSHQQKLEDDEFYLCKSAFRLESDSEEEEPHFYSAKQSKRRKQLEPQSSHALSLLCLTVLIGKGRLQAITDSKNEAGRKVDLCHGELILDLEGGKIFSVTQHQNNPNLNFLTIESKRVELYHKAEVPDSPIPVKLEMPRFTCPGHLDPTIYPTEVGVSSVSGRETGVQMLSTAIQITLDLERNVKEFLVALRLHGATLRHHMALTNHSWHEQIVDFLDVIDDDILGYTAPAVITVLHTHLATCAVDYRPLYLPLRVLFTAESFSLSSNIIVDTATFHLRFILDDSALYLSDKCESETVDLRRDYVCVLDIDLLELAITTWKGTDSSKLTQPLFELRCSNNVVHVHTCADSCAALVNMLQYLVSQGDLHPPPRHTSPTEIAGQKLLLSESPASLPSCPPAETAEINQCDLTDALIDTERILQEETQDSAGSPSIRRASPVSVYLFPGEAPKLRPSVLEGEESDIDGLVTTAMEAQADMMSEEGSECSTDNDDFCILEAPGMGIPPRDGEPVVTVLSQGPIKVRDGYYSRPRGSSDLLRAPTRFPVPQNRVVLREVSVVWHLYGGKDFGGKPSSAHTPHSHKVRSAAPGARGSPSRSAVPSRPQNSWRWVGGSGRQHTLLMEIQLTKVSFQHETYPVVMPPAAGPDADVPGLGEQPISRQVFIVQELEVRDRLASSQINKFLYLHTSESMPRRAHSNMLTVKALQVMPESGLGGPECCLRVSLLPLRLNIDQDALFFLKDFFSSMAAGVNPYLPVDLAAEVRTDAPQKASDDTDPASGLGHDLAASVETTYSEQSSSSAGSSSSSDQPIYFREFRFTSEVPIWLDYQGKHVVIEQGTFAGILIGLAQLNCSELKLKRLCCRHGLLGVDKVIQYAVNEWLTDIRKNQLPGILGGVGPMHSVVQLFHGVRDLFWMPIEQYRKDGRIIRGLQRGAASFGTSTASAALELSNRLVQAIQATAETVYDILSPTPPLTRYITEGRPTPRPRRTPQPADLREGVAKAYDTVREGVIDTAQTLCDVASRGHEQKGLPGAVGGVLRQIPPTVVRPLIVASEATSNLLGGMRNQIKPDARKEDFLKWRTEVGQE